One region of Choristoneura fumiferana chromosome 3, NRCan_CFum_1, whole genome shotgun sequence genomic DNA includes:
- the Tat gene encoding tyrosine aminotransferase, whose product MSHRLRGSQTWEVRASALARKTHNVIREIVENLQVEPNPNKPLIALSIGDPTTFGNLNPPDQVLQAVRDSIELLKSRSYGPGKGHQDVREAVAEYCSHQGPVTPDDVILCSGCSHAIEMAVTVLADAGQNILVPRPGFLIYRTLSEGLGIEIKYYNLLPDQQWIVDLEDLENQIDDKTAAIVIINPSNPCGSVYSKEHLTEILDVASRNCVPIIADEIYEHMVFSGNEYHAISSLSTDVPVLSCGGITKRFLVPGWRMGWVIIHDRQKIFEKEVREGLNNMTTRILGPSTLVQRALPAILQLTPQSFFDEVLLFLESQAKLAYEALRRIPGLRPVMPQGAMYMMIQIKMSLFPQFKSELQFVERLMSEQSVFCLPGKCFAFPNYMRIVLTVPEDVLREACDRITVFCREHVASRDTLKEVDSNTVSVEPVDEVIFANKT is encoded by the exons ATGTCTCATCGGCTACGAGGAAGTCAGACATGGGAGGTGCGTGCGTCTGCGTTGGCTCGCAAGACCCATAACGTGATAAGGGAGATCGTCGAGAACTTGCAAGTGGAGCCAAACCCTAACAAACCATTGATCGCTCTTTCTATCG GTGATCCGACGACATTTGGGAATCTAAATCCACCTGATCAAGTTCTTCAAGCTGTGCGAGACAGTATAGAATTACTTAAAAGTAGAAGCTACGGTCCTGGTAAAGGACATCAAGACGTCAGAGAAGCTGTTGCAGAATATTGCTCCCATCAGGGTCCAGTGACGCCAGATGATGTCATTCTCTGCAGCGGCTGCTCTCACGCTATTGAAATGGCCGTCACTGTACTGGCAGACGCCGGACAGAACATCTTGGTGCCGCGACCAGGATTCCTGATATACAGAACCTTATCAGAGGGTttaggaattgaaataaaatactataatttGTTG CCGGATCAACAATGGATCGTAGATCTTGAAGATCTAGAGAATCAAATAGATGATAAAACAGCCGCAATTGTCATTATAAATCCATCGAATCCTTGTGGTTCAGTATACAGCAAAGAACATTTGACTGAGATATTGGATGTAGCATCAAGAAATTGCGTTCCTATAATAGCAGATGAGATATACGAGCACATGGTTTTCTCTGGCAATGAATATCATGCAATCTCATCGTTGTCGACTGATGTTCCTGTGCTTTCATGTGGTGGGATTACTAAGAGGTTCCTAGTGCCAGGCTGGAGAATGGGTTGGGTTATAATACACGACCGacagaaaatatttgaaaaggAAGTTCGAGAAGGTTTAAATAACATGACGACTCGGATACTGGGGCCTAGCACGTTAGTACAGCGCGCTTTGCCTGCTATACTGCAGTTAACACCGCAGAGCTTTTTCGATGAGGTGTTGTTGTTTTTAGAG AGTCAAGCAAAGCTGGCGTACGAAGCCTTACGTCGCATTCCCGGGCTGCGCCCCGTAATGCCTCAAGGAGCAATGTATATGATGATCCAGATCAAAATGTCTTTGTTCCCGCAATTCAAAAGTGAGCTTCAGTTTGTAGAGAGGCTCATGTCTGAACAATCCGTATTTTGCTTGCCGGGAAAG TGTTTTGCTTTTCCGAACTACATGCGGATCGTTCTGACTGTACCCGAGGACGTACTCCGAGAAGCGTGCGATCGTATAACGGTGTTTTGCAGGGAACATGTCGCTTCCAGAGACACCTTGAAGGAAGTTGACAGCAACACAGTCTCCGTGGAACCCGTCGACGAAGTCATTTTTGCAAACAAAACATAA
- the EMC4 gene encoding ER membrane protein complex subunit 4 → MSQLKSNKKFKWALDFNPKHKTQTAELPSPPGYSQSAGANYTESSKDTDSNHLLIKKLWDVALGPLKQVPMNLFIMYMAGNSISIFPIMMVGMLIVRPVKSLFVTQSTFKMVEGTQAAGQKLVYIFGNIVNIFLALYKCQSMGLLPTHASDWLAFEEPQTRVEHIGGGLSLL, encoded by the exons ATGTCCCAACTCAAGTCCAATAAAAAGTTCAAATGGGCTTTGGATTTCAACCCCAA GCACAAGACCCAAACAGCAGAATTACCATCTCCACCTGGGTACAGTCAGTCAGCCGGTGCGAATTATACAGAATCTTCAAAGGATACAGACTCTAACCATCTATTGATAAAGAAATTATGGGATGTCGCTTTAGGCCCTTTGAAACAGGTGCCAATGAATCTGTTCATCATGTATATGGCTGGCAACTCCATATCTATATTCCCTATAATGATGGTTGGTATGCTGATTGTACGACCAGTCAAATCTTTATTTGTCACTCAGAGCACTTTCAAGATGGTAGAAGGGACCCAAGCCGCTGGACAAAAGCTGGTGTATATCTTTGGGAATATTGTGAACATTTTCTTAGCTCTGTACAAGTGTCAAAGTATGGGATTACTGCCCACACATGCAAGTGACTGGTTGGCATTCGAGGAACCACAAACAAGAGTGGAGCATATTGGTGGTGGATTGTCTTTGCTGTAA
- the LOC141426717 gene encoding uncharacterized protein isoform X3 gives MLKGLIIFGSGVYAGVYIAQNYQIDKVEDPMTLFSKAQAAIKEKMDGISGGKKP, from the exons atGCTGAAAGGCTTA ataATATTTGGATCTGGAGTCTATGCTGGAGTATATATAGCTCAAAATTACCAG aTTGATAAAGTTGAAGACCCCATGACATTATTTTCTAAAGCACAAGCTGCAATAAAAGAGAAAATGGATGGAATCAGTGGGGGCAAAAAACCGTAA
- the LOC141426717 gene encoding uncharacterized protein isoform X1 produces MGCISFLLKNGIIFGSGVYAGVYIAQNYQIDKVEDPMTLFSKAQAAIKEKMDGISGGKKP; encoded by the exons ATGGGttgtatttcatttttactCAAAAATGGT ataATATTTGGATCTGGAGTCTATGCTGGAGTATATATAGCTCAAAATTACCAG aTTGATAAAGTTGAAGACCCCATGACATTATTTTCTAAAGCACAAGCTGCAATAAAAGAGAAAATGGATGGAATCAGTGGGGGCAAAAAACCGTAA
- the LOC141426717 gene encoding uncharacterized protein isoform X2 produces the protein MGCVTGIVKTGIIFGSGVYAGVYIAQNYQIDKVEDPMTLFSKAQAAIKEKMDGISGGKKP, from the exons ATGGGTTGTGTCACAGGAATAGTTAAAACGGGA ataATATTTGGATCTGGAGTCTATGCTGGAGTATATATAGCTCAAAATTACCAG aTTGATAAAGTTGAAGACCCCATGACATTATTTTCTAAAGCACAAGCTGCAATAAAAGAGAAAATGGATGGAATCAGTGGGGGCAAAAAACCGTAA